Proteins co-encoded in one Kribbella solani genomic window:
- a CDS encoding sugar ABC transporter substrate-binding protein, with amino-acid sequence MRKVIAALLGPVLATAVLAGCSKEQAGTEGTAVSSGKKVHIIMVTHGAPGDPFWNAVKRGAEDAAKDFKVEFDYQSTSKVDPAEQARLIEAAIARKPDGLAVSILDPDAVAGPIKKAVARGIPVISLNSGDAFFAKLGILAHVGQAEEIAGRQAGERMAGEGVKNAICINHGQGDKSAELRCQGFTGAISKAGGKAKQVVVSQGDPTGTQRRIEAALKADPGIDGVLGLGPVIFNPVKAALSSTGKLGKLRFATFDLSPDILAAVRDGQADFAIDQQQYLQGYLPVEFLAQRLRLGICPTGLVLAGPNFVTKADAQAAIELSKQGLR; translated from the coding sequence ATGCGCAAGGTCATTGCCGCCCTGTTAGGTCCGGTGCTGGCGACCGCCGTCCTCGCCGGCTGCTCGAAGGAGCAGGCCGGCACCGAGGGCACCGCGGTCAGTAGTGGCAAGAAGGTCCACATCATCATGGTCACCCACGGAGCACCGGGCGACCCGTTCTGGAACGCGGTGAAGCGGGGCGCCGAAGACGCCGCCAAGGATTTCAAGGTCGAGTTCGACTACCAGTCCACGTCGAAGGTCGACCCGGCCGAACAGGCCCGATTGATCGAGGCGGCGATCGCCCGCAAACCCGACGGGCTGGCCGTGTCCATCCTCGATCCGGACGCCGTCGCCGGCCCGATCAAGAAAGCCGTCGCCCGCGGCATTCCGGTGATCTCGCTGAACTCCGGCGACGCCTTCTTCGCCAAGCTCGGGATCCTCGCCCATGTCGGGCAGGCCGAGGAGATCGCCGGGCGCCAGGCCGGCGAGCGGATGGCCGGCGAAGGAGTCAAGAACGCGATCTGTATCAACCACGGTCAAGGCGACAAATCGGCGGAGCTGCGCTGCCAGGGATTCACCGGCGCGATCAGCAAGGCCGGCGGGAAGGCCAAGCAGGTAGTGGTGAGCCAAGGCGACCCGACCGGAACCCAGCGCCGGATCGAAGCGGCGCTGAAGGCCGACCCCGGCATCGACGGCGTACTGGGTCTCGGTCCGGTGATCTTCAACCCGGTCAAGGCGGCACTCTCCTCGACCGGCAAGCTCGGCAAACTCCGGTTCGCGACCTTCGACCTCTCCCCCGACATCCTGGCCGCCGTCCGCGACGGCCAGGCGGATTTCGCCATCGATCAGCAGCAGTACCTCCAGGGGTACCTACCGGTCGAGTTCCTCGCCCAGCGACTGCGGCTCGGCATCTGCCCGACCGGTCTGGTACTCGCCGGCCCGAACTTCGTGACCAAGGCCGACGCGCAGGCGGCGATCGAACTGTCCAAGCAGGGATTGCGGTAG
- a CDS encoding ABC transporter permease: MTSTTTTPSKTTPLPQRRPVAGVAGLLRRPELGAVAGALGVYLLFTVVAGNSFSALEGMGNWLTVAAELGIIAVPVAMLMISGEFDLSVGSMIGAAGMIVAVGVGHYGWPVAPTVLLAFAFALVIGFCNGVLVVMTGLPSFIVTLATLFLLRGLTIGISRATTASTNVSLDDAHQGSFLTTFLTSTRGTFSIEILWWLAITALATWVMLRSRFGNWICATGGDIAAARNSGVKVDRVRIVLFMATAAGACLVGVMQVLTFGSGDVLRGDQQELQTVIAAVVGGCLLTGGYGTVVGASFGALTIGMASLGINYAGWDPDWFKAFLGAMLLLAVMANNLIRKKALESR, encoded by the coding sequence ATGACCTCCACGACAACCACACCCTCGAAGACCACGCCGTTACCGCAACGGCGGCCCGTCGCCGGCGTTGCCGGCCTGCTCCGCAGACCCGAGCTCGGCGCGGTCGCCGGCGCGCTCGGCGTGTACCTGCTGTTCACCGTCGTCGCCGGGAACTCCTTCTCCGCCCTGGAGGGGATGGGTAACTGGCTCACGGTCGCCGCCGAGCTCGGGATCATCGCCGTACCCGTCGCCATGCTGATGATCTCCGGCGAGTTCGACCTGTCGGTCGGATCGATGATCGGCGCCGCCGGAATGATCGTCGCCGTCGGGGTCGGCCACTACGGCTGGCCGGTGGCACCGACGGTTCTGCTCGCGTTCGCGTTCGCGCTCGTGATCGGTTTCTGCAACGGCGTCCTGGTCGTGATGACCGGCCTGCCGTCGTTCATCGTCACCCTCGCCACGCTGTTCCTGCTGCGAGGGCTGACGATCGGCATCTCGCGCGCCACCACCGCCTCGACCAACGTCAGCCTGGACGATGCCCATCAGGGTTCGTTCCTGACGACCTTCCTGACCTCGACCCGCGGCACCTTCTCGATCGAGATCCTGTGGTGGCTGGCGATCACTGCCCTCGCAACGTGGGTGATGCTGCGCAGCCGGTTCGGGAACTGGATCTGCGCCACCGGCGGCGACATCGCGGCCGCACGCAACAGTGGCGTCAAAGTCGACCGCGTACGCATCGTGCTGTTCATGGCGACGGCTGCCGGGGCCTGCCTGGTAGGTGTCATGCAGGTGCTGACGTTCGGCTCCGGCGATGTGCTGCGAGGTGATCAGCAGGAGTTGCAGACGGTCATCGCCGCCGTCGTCGGCGGGTGCCTGCTGACCGGCGGGTACGGCACGGTCGTCGGCGCGTCCTTCGGCGCGCTCACGATCGGAATGGCCAGCCTCGGCATCAACTACGCGGGCTGGGATCCGGACTGGTTCAAAGCATTCCTCGGGGCGATGCTGCTCCTCGCCGTGATGGCCAACAACCTGATCCGCAAGAAGGCATTGGAGTCACGATGA
- a CDS encoding ATP-binding cassette domain-containing protein encodes MSLPEQPILELRDVCKWFGTVRALDGVSIAIHPGEVHCLLGDNGAGKSTLIKILSGVHKPSQGEFRVDGVPTTFDSPRDAMAKGVSTVFQDLSMIPLMSIGRNFFLGREPMKGHGPLKRIDMRTMNDIAHAELARIGIQVRDVGQLVGTLSGGERQSVAIARAVHFGARVLILDEPTSALGVKEAGVVLRYIAQARDRGVAVVFITHNAHHAFPVGDRFTILTRGQSYGTVAKHETTREDVLNKMAGGDDLAELDHEIAEFARTDESST; translated from the coding sequence ATGAGCCTGCCTGAACAGCCGATTCTCGAATTACGTGACGTCTGCAAGTGGTTCGGCACCGTACGCGCCCTGGACGGTGTGTCGATCGCCATCCACCCGGGCGAGGTGCATTGCCTGCTCGGCGACAACGGTGCCGGCAAGTCCACCTTGATCAAGATCCTGTCCGGGGTTCACAAACCCTCACAGGGCGAGTTCCGCGTCGACGGCGTACCCACCACGTTCGACAGCCCGCGGGACGCGATGGCCAAAGGTGTCTCGACGGTTTTCCAGGACCTGTCGATGATCCCGCTGATGAGTATCGGCCGGAACTTCTTCCTCGGCCGCGAACCGATGAAAGGCCATGGTCCACTCAAGCGCATCGACATGCGGACCATGAACGACATCGCCCACGCCGAGCTGGCGCGGATCGGAATCCAGGTCCGTGACGTCGGCCAGCTGGTCGGTACGCTCTCCGGCGGCGAACGGCAGTCCGTCGCGATCGCGCGGGCGGTGCATTTCGGGGCGCGGGTGCTGATCCTCGACGAGCCCACGTCCGCTCTGGGCGTGAAGGAAGCCGGGGTGGTGCTGCGCTACATCGCGCAGGCCCGCGACCGCGGCGTGGCGGTCGTCTTCATCACCCACAACGCCCATCACGCGTTCCCGGTGGGCGACCGCTTCACCATCCTCACCCGCGGCCAGAGCTACGGAACGGTCGCCAAACACGAGACGACCCGCGAGGACGTACTCAACAAAATGGCCGGCGGCGACGACCTCGCCGAACTCGACCACGAAATCGCCGAGTTCGCCCGCACGGACGAGTCGAGCACCTAG
- a CDS encoding alkaline phosphatase family protein, whose amino-acid sequence MTNRQRVVVAMIDGLDPAYATPEVMPELDRLGANGLSTVVEAIAPTVTNANNAGISCAAWPSEHGITGNYYYVPATGEEDYMESAELLLRPTLMTQVADHGGKAALLTAKKKTVSLLGTKTTPAVAAEEPPAAFADRYGQPPGIYSAGINHWLWTVAVDAAPDAAFFATADHGMNYKTLVYDLNQALANRDAPVRRALSAEKDKYVRHHRTFGGTAWIWLNDPRDEGRVTDALNKLPGVESVLTRGDAAVRFHLHPDRIGDLVVLGDPNTVFGDLAPGQESEQLPSHYRSHGSLHEVPVPLVAHNNESLQYRTPPKHNKDLLTPLLTNWLPGTHHP is encoded by the coding sequence ATGACGAACCGGCAGCGCGTGGTCGTTGCGATGATCGACGGCCTGGACCCGGCGTACGCGACACCGGAGGTGATGCCTGAGCTGGACCGGCTCGGCGCGAACGGTTTGTCGACGGTGGTCGAGGCGATTGCTCCGACCGTCACGAACGCGAACAACGCCGGAATCAGTTGTGCCGCGTGGCCCTCGGAGCACGGCATCACCGGGAACTACTACTACGTCCCGGCGACCGGCGAAGAGGATTACATGGAGAGCGCCGAGCTGCTCCTGCGACCGACGTTGATGACGCAGGTCGCCGACCACGGTGGGAAGGCGGCTTTGCTTACCGCCAAGAAGAAGACGGTCAGTCTGCTCGGTACGAAGACAACGCCGGCCGTCGCGGCGGAGGAACCGCCTGCCGCTTTCGCGGACCGTTACGGCCAGCCGCCCGGAATCTACTCCGCCGGCATCAACCACTGGCTCTGGACCGTGGCCGTGGACGCGGCGCCGGACGCGGCGTTCTTCGCGACGGCGGACCACGGCATGAACTACAAGACGCTGGTGTACGACCTCAACCAGGCACTTGCCAACCGGGACGCACCGGTCCGGCGGGCGCTGTCCGCCGAGAAGGACAAGTACGTGCGTCATCACCGGACGTTCGGTGGTACGGCGTGGATCTGGCTCAACGATCCGCGCGACGAAGGCCGGGTTACCGACGCGCTCAACAAGCTGCCCGGCGTCGAAAGCGTCCTGACCCGCGGCGACGCGGCCGTACGCTTCCATCTGCACCCCGACCGGATCGGTGACCTGGTCGTCCTCGGCGACCCGAACACGGTCTTCGGCGACCTCGCACCGGGGCAGGAGTCGGAGCAACTCCCATCCCACTACAGATCACACGGCAGCCTGCACGAAGTACCCGTCCCATTGGTTGCCCACAACAACGAGTCGCTCCAGTACCGAACCCCACCGAAACACAACAAAGACCTCCTCACCCCACTCCTGACCAACTGGCTGCCCGGCACCCATCACCCGTAG
- a CDS encoding GntR family transcriptional regulator, which produces MATRGSAVLRRRGAALYGELAGDLTDRIQHGEFAPGAKLPPEKELAEAYGVNRLTVRRALSELARSNVIRTEHGVGSFVREASVRHRIDDSHAGLAESMAARGLTVTHELLESSRVWLRDLDADTRSRVPRGWKPPLARFRFRRLLDGPPWSLSTVLMPVGVAPADWDGVNSLTSVLADQGLPVIRAERGFSAAAADDETARWLDIAPGTPVLVVNGINTDHHGVPVMLLQHHTRADRAEYVIRLTEQLEGEE; this is translated from the coding sequence ATGGCGACTCGAGGCTCGGCGGTCCTGCGGCGCCGGGGAGCAGCGCTGTACGGCGAACTGGCCGGTGATCTCACCGATCGAATCCAGCACGGTGAGTTCGCTCCGGGGGCGAAGTTGCCGCCGGAGAAGGAGCTCGCCGAGGCGTACGGCGTCAATCGGCTGACCGTGCGCCGGGCGCTGTCGGAGCTCGCGCGTTCGAACGTGATCCGGACCGAGCATGGCGTCGGCAGTTTCGTCCGCGAGGCGTCGGTGCGGCATCGGATCGACGACAGTCACGCCGGGCTGGCCGAGAGTATGGCCGCGCGCGGGCTGACCGTCACCCACGAGCTGCTGGAGTCCTCCCGGGTCTGGCTGCGGGATCTGGACGCGGACACCAGAAGCCGGGTGCCTCGCGGTTGGAAACCGCCGCTGGCCCGATTCCGTTTCCGGCGGCTGCTCGACGGTCCGCCGTGGTCGCTGTCGACCGTGCTGATGCCGGTCGGTGTCGCGCCGGCGGACTGGGACGGGGTGAACAGCCTGACGTCGGTGCTCGCCGACCAAGGGCTCCCGGTGATCCGGGCCGAACGTGGATTCTCGGCCGCGGCGGCTGACGACGAGACCGCCCGCTGGCTCGACATCGCGCCGGGTACGCCGGTTCTGGTCGTCAACGGAATCAACACCGACCACCACGGCGTACCCGTGATGTTGCTTCAGCACCACACTCGCGCCGATCGCGCCGAGTACGTCATCCGCTTGACCGAGCAGCTCGAGGGTGAGGAGTGA
- a CDS encoding amino acid permease codes for MAVDELSAGLKGRHVTMISIAGVIGAGLFVGSGTAISKAGPGVLIAYAFAGTLVVLVMRMLGEMAAANPDTGSFSVYADRAIGSWAGFTVGWLYWWFWVLVIPVEATAAAAILEGWTGVPKWVWALAVTLGLTLTNLFSVANYGEFEFWFALLKVIAIIGFIGIGVLAVLGVFGSDHSGIQHLWDTGGFLPNGFGAVVAAVLVTMFSFMGTEIVTIAAAESDHPDEQVGKATRSVIWRIALFYLASILLVVVIVPWNEPGLATNGSYQTALQALGVPGATVIVDLVVLVAVASCLNSALYTASRMIYSLGKRGQAPAIVVQTTSRGVPRGAVLASTAVGFLAVICNYLFPEKVFGVLLATSGAIALLVYFVIAVSQLRLRAKFDSSGTPLPVRMWAYPYLTWAVVIVIPVMLVFMATQSDQRLNLGATAVIALTVLGTALLTRRRSRRSTPDNHAKVS; via the coding sequence GTGGCTGTCGATGAGTTGTCCGCGGGGCTGAAAGGCCGCCACGTCACGATGATCAGCATCGCCGGCGTGATCGGCGCCGGCCTGTTCGTCGGGTCCGGTACGGCGATCAGCAAAGCCGGTCCCGGCGTACTCATCGCGTACGCCTTCGCGGGGACGCTCGTCGTCCTGGTGATGCGGATGCTCGGCGAGATGGCCGCGGCGAACCCGGACACCGGCTCGTTCTCGGTGTACGCCGACCGCGCGATCGGGTCCTGGGCCGGCTTCACGGTCGGCTGGCTGTACTGGTGGTTCTGGGTGCTGGTGATTCCGGTCGAGGCGACCGCGGCGGCGGCGATCCTGGAGGGCTGGACCGGCGTACCGAAGTGGGTCTGGGCGCTCGCGGTGACGCTGGGTCTGACCCTGACGAACCTGTTCAGCGTCGCGAACTACGGCGAGTTCGAGTTCTGGTTCGCCCTGCTCAAGGTGATCGCGATCATCGGGTTCATCGGGATCGGCGTACTGGCCGTGCTGGGCGTGTTCGGTTCGGACCACAGCGGGATCCAGCATCTGTGGGACACCGGAGGTTTCCTGCCGAACGGGTTCGGCGCGGTCGTGGCCGCGGTCCTGGTGACGATGTTCAGCTTCATGGGTACCGAGATCGTGACGATCGCCGCCGCCGAGTCCGACCACCCGGACGAGCAGGTCGGCAAGGCGACCCGTTCGGTGATTTGGCGGATCGCGTTGTTCTACCTCGCGTCCATCCTGCTCGTCGTCGTGATCGTGCCGTGGAACGAGCCCGGCCTGGCCACCAACGGTTCCTACCAGACCGCGCTGCAGGCACTCGGCGTACCCGGCGCGACGGTCATCGTCGACCTGGTCGTGCTGGTAGCCGTGGCGAGCTGCCTGAACTCGGCGCTGTACACCGCGTCCCGGATGATCTACTCACTCGGCAAACGCGGCCAGGCGCCGGCGATCGTCGTCCAGACCACCTCCCGCGGCGTACCGCGCGGTGCCGTCCTCGCGTCCACTGCGGTCGGCTTCCTGGCCGTGATCTGCAACTACCTCTTCCCCGAAAAGGTCTTCGGCGTACTCCTGGCCACCTCCGGCGCGATCGCGCTGCTCGTCTACTTCGTCATCGCGGTCTCCCAGCTCCGCCTCCGCGCCAAGTTCGACAGCTCAGGCACCCCGCTGCCGGTACGCATGTGGGCCTACCCGTACCTGACCTGGGCGGTGGTCATCGTCATCCCCGTCATGCTCGTCTTCATGGCCACCCAATCCGACCAGCGCCTGAACCTCGGCGCCACCGCGGTCATCGCCCTCACCGTCCTCGGCACCGCCCTGCTCACCCGCCGCAGATCCCGCCGTTCCACCCCCGACAACCACGCAAAGGTCTCGTAG
- a CDS encoding chorismate mutase produces MTTSNAAGPQDVDPAIRAELDRLRDSIDNLDAALVHILAERFKYTQQVGHLKAVHALPPADPAREAGQITRLRALAETAKLDPVFAEKLLGFIISEVIRHHEQIAEATKP; encoded by the coding sequence ATGACCACGAGCAACGCCGCCGGCCCGCAGGATGTCGACCCGGCGATCCGCGCCGAGCTGGACCGGCTGCGCGACAGCATCGACAACCTCGACGCGGCTCTCGTCCACATCCTGGCCGAACGCTTCAAGTACACCCAGCAGGTCGGCCACCTCAAGGCCGTACACGCCCTGCCACCGGCCGACCCGGCCCGCGAAGCCGGCCAGATCACTCGCCTGCGCGCCCTCGCCGAAACCGCCAAACTCGACCCGGTCTTCGCCGAGAAGCTCCTCGGCTTCATCATCAGCGAGGTAATCCGCCACCACGAGCAGATCGCCGAAGCCACCAAACCCTGA
- the folP gene encoding dihydropteroate synthase has product MVGIVNVTADSFSDGGRFLATEDALAQAWRLLAAGADIIELGAAASHPGAERVSVDAEIRRLADVLDELVTARVPVSIDSYAPETQLYAAAHGATYLNDIHGFPDPERYAELADSGCTLIVMHAVQHRGPATKVRIDPPAVQQGIDRFFRDRLDALQAAGISRDRLVVDPGLGYFLSSAPEPSIMVLAGLADLKAGYGLPVLVSPSRKSFLRTLTGKDLADIGPATLAAELYAAGQGADFIRTHDVAALSDALTIFTALAKGRA; this is encoded by the coding sequence CTGGTCGGGATCGTCAACGTCACCGCCGACTCGTTCTCCGACGGCGGCCGGTTCCTGGCAACCGAGGATGCGCTGGCGCAGGCGTGGCGATTGCTCGCGGCCGGCGCGGACATCATCGAACTCGGGGCGGCCGCGAGTCATCCAGGCGCCGAACGGGTCAGCGTCGACGCGGAGATCCGCCGTTTGGCCGACGTACTGGACGAGTTGGTGACTGCCCGCGTTCCGGTGTCGATCGACTCGTACGCACCCGAGACGCAGTTGTACGCCGCGGCCCATGGCGCCACCTATCTCAACGACATCCACGGCTTCCCGGACCCGGAACGGTACGCCGAACTGGCCGACAGCGGATGCACGCTCATCGTCATGCACGCGGTCCAGCACCGTGGCCCGGCGACGAAGGTGCGGATCGACCCGCCGGCCGTACAACAAGGGATCGACCGCTTCTTCCGCGACCGGCTCGACGCGCTGCAAGCAGCCGGCATCAGTCGCGACCGCCTGGTCGTCGATCCCGGGCTCGGCTACTTCCTCAGCAGCGCGCCCGAGCCGTCGATCATGGTGCTGGCCGGGCTCGCGGACCTGAAGGCCGGCTACGGCCTGCCGGTCCTGGTCTCACCTTCCCGGAAGTCGTTCCTTCGCACGCTGACTGGCAAGGACCTCGCCGACATCGGGCCGGCGACCCTGGCCGCGGAGCTGTACGCGGCCGGCCAAGGCGCGGACTTCATCCGTACGCATGACGTCGCCGCGCTCTCGGACGCGCTGACGATCTTCACCGCCCTGGCCAAGGGACGCGCGTAA
- a CDS encoding FAD-dependent oxidoreductase codes for MRVIVVGAGLGGLTLAQGLRRAGIDVVVYEREEPRGRPQGVSMHFDDRGMTALRACLPPGHVAMVEATMGGPREQALTLSETDGELTVERSQSLDGTKGPARPGRQVDRPLLRAVMLTGLEDTVRFGAPFARFQQLADGTVRAWSADGRTEVADVLVGADGIGSAVRRQYLPHVQVVDTGKRMVMGATPLRRVVGTGLPELIGHSAARAQVRGTMMAMGILRFTQPPVAARTECLPGLDSRAVADAEDYVMWALPVTEEQLGTAESPAAVWGQAQELVSGLPETLRTLVDSAWPDRTVVLRNGMIPPPPVWPAGSVTLIGDAIHVTPGFGGNLAMQDAHRLCAQLVQAARGEKELHAAIATYEDVMRHENFTTPAASRPAEAAVVSRGSGG; via the coding sequence ATGAGAGTGATCGTGGTCGGGGCCGGACTCGGCGGGTTGACGCTGGCCCAAGGTCTGCGCCGCGCGGGGATCGACGTCGTGGTCTACGAGCGGGAAGAACCCCGCGGCCGCCCGCAAGGCGTCAGCATGCATTTCGACGACCGGGGCATGACGGCGCTGCGCGCGTGCCTGCCGCCGGGGCACGTCGCGATGGTCGAGGCCACCATGGGCGGACCGCGCGAGCAAGCTCTGACCTTGTCCGAAACGGACGGCGAGCTCACGGTCGAGCGGAGCCAGTCGCTCGACGGGACGAAAGGGCCGGCTCGGCCCGGCCGGCAGGTCGACCGGCCGTTGCTGCGGGCGGTGATGCTGACCGGGCTGGAGGACACGGTGCGGTTCGGGGCGCCGTTCGCTCGGTTCCAGCAGCTTGCCGACGGCACTGTCCGGGCGTGGTCCGCCGATGGGCGTACGGAGGTCGCGGACGTACTGGTCGGCGCGGACGGGATCGGCTCGGCGGTCCGACGCCAGTACCTGCCGCATGTGCAGGTCGTCGACACCGGAAAGCGCATGGTGATGGGCGCGACGCCACTGCGGCGCGTGGTCGGTACTGGTCTGCCCGAGCTGATCGGTCACAGCGCGGCCCGGGCGCAGGTGCGCGGGACGATGATGGCGATGGGCATACTGCGGTTCACGCAGCCGCCGGTCGCGGCGCGTACGGAGTGCCTGCCCGGCCTGGACTCCCGCGCGGTCGCCGACGCCGAGGACTACGTGATGTGGGCGCTGCCGGTGACGGAAGAGCAACTCGGTACGGCCGAATCACCCGCCGCTGTCTGGGGTCAGGCGCAGGAATTGGTCTCCGGCCTGCCGGAGACATTGCGGACGCTCGTCGACTCGGCGTGGCCGGACCGCACAGTGGTACTGCGGAACGGGATGATCCCGCCACCACCGGTCTGGCCGGCCGGTTCGGTGACACTGATCGGCGACGCCATCCATGTAACCCCTGGCTTCGGCGGCAACCTCGCGATGCAGGACGCGCACCGGCTCTGCGCTCAACTGGTGCAGGCCGCGCGCGGCGAGAAGGAATTGCACGCCGCGATCGCCACCTACGAAGACGTGATGCGCCACGAAAACTTCACCACCCCCGCCGCATCCCGCCCGGCGGAGGCAGCAGTGGTGTCGCGGGGGTCGGGCGGATGA
- a CDS encoding DUF3159 domain-containing protein, with protein MNFNLLTQQSLSLFSALGGWRTLAEAIASRAVFLVAYLITANVVVSALIAVGAVCIFAVARVWTDRKYWQAAGGLFTVGVSSFMAGSSGQAVNFYLTGVLASIVGGAVFLASMLVGLPLIGVAVGAARGDRFGWRRDRASRRRYQLCTAVFLAKFVIGAAVMVPLYLTEQVVPLGIASTLLTMPALAGCVYVSWRILRASVAPIEPGRVA; from the coding sequence ATGAACTTCAATCTGTTGACGCAGCAGTCGTTGTCCTTGTTCAGTGCGTTGGGTGGCTGGCGTACGCTCGCGGAAGCCATCGCGTCCCGGGCGGTGTTCCTGGTCGCCTACCTGATCACCGCGAACGTCGTGGTCTCCGCGCTGATCGCGGTCGGTGCCGTGTGCATCTTCGCGGTGGCCCGGGTCTGGACCGACCGCAAGTACTGGCAGGCCGCAGGCGGGTTGTTCACGGTCGGAGTGTCCTCGTTCATGGCCGGGAGCAGCGGGCAGGCCGTCAACTTCTACCTCACCGGCGTACTCGCCAGCATCGTCGGCGGCGCAGTGTTCCTGGCGTCCATGCTGGTGGGACTACCGCTGATCGGCGTGGCAGTGGGAGCGGCGCGCGGCGACCGGTTCGGCTGGCGGCGGGATCGTGCGAGCCGACGGCGCTACCAGCTGTGTACCGCGGTCTTCCTGGCGAAGTTCGTCATCGGTGCGGCCGTGATGGTCCCGCTGTACCTGACCGAGCAGGTGGTCCCGCTCGGGATCGCCAGCACCTTGCTGACCATGCCCGCGCTGGCCGGCTGCGTGTACGTGAGCTGGCGAATCCTGCGCGCGAGCGTGGCGCCGATCGAACCAGGGAGAGTCGCTTGA